Proteins encoded within one genomic window of Misgurnus anguillicaudatus chromosome 18, ASM2758022v2, whole genome shotgun sequence:
- the mpv17 gene encoding mitochondrial inner membrane protein Mpv17 isoform X2: MAGLWRSYQALMGRYPWTVQIVTAGSLVGVGDVISQQLIERRGLANHSVKRTAKMMSIGFFFVGPVVGSWYKVLDKLVTGGTKSAALKKMLFDQDYTDALISNYYLWPPVQIANFYFVPLHHRLAVVQIVAVVWNSYLSWKANKML, translated from the exons ATGGCTGGACTGTGGCGATCTTACCAGGCTCTGATGGGCAGATATCCATGGACAGTGCAGATTGTAACTGCTG GTTCACTGGTGGGAGTGGGCGATGTCATTTCCCAGCAGCTGATTGAACGGCGTGGATTGGCCAATCACAGTGTGAAACGTACCGCCAAGATGATGAGCATTGGCTTCTTTTTTGTC ggTCCAGTAGTGGGTAGCTGGTATAAAGTGCTGGATAAACTTGTCACAGGTGGCACTAAAAGTGCAGCCCTAAAGAAAATGCTCTTCGACCAG GACTACACAGATGCCTTGATCTCCAATTATTAT CTTTGGCCACCAGTGCAGATCGCCAATTTTTATTTCGTCCCTCTTCACCACAG GTTGGCTGTTGTTCAGATCGTGGCTGTTGTCTGGAATTCTTACCTCTCTTGGAAAGCCAATAAGATGTTATGA
- the mpv17 gene encoding mitochondrial inner membrane protein Mpv17 isoform X1, whose product MAGLWRSYQALMGRYPWTVQIVTAGSLVGVGDVISQQLIERRGLANHSVKRTAKMMSIGFFFVGPVVGSWYKVLDKLVTGGTKSAALKKMLFDQVCFAPCFLGAFLGISGALNGLTVEENVTKLKRDYTDALISNYYLWPPVQIANFYFVPLHHRLAVVQIVAVVWNSYLSWKANKML is encoded by the exons ATGGCTGGACTGTGGCGATCTTACCAGGCTCTGATGGGCAGATATCCATGGACAGTGCAGATTGTAACTGCTG GTTCACTGGTGGGAGTGGGCGATGTCATTTCCCAGCAGCTGATTGAACGGCGTGGATTGGCCAATCACAGTGTGAAACGTACCGCCAAGATGATGAGCATTGGCTTCTTTTTTGTC ggTCCAGTAGTGGGTAGCTGGTATAAAGTGCTGGATAAACTTGTCACAGGTGGCACTAAAAGTGCAGCCCTAAAGAAAATGCTCTTCGACCAG GTGTGCTTTGCTCCATGTTTTTTGGGTGCTTTCCTGGGAATATCCGGAGCTCTGAATGGACTGACTGTGGAAGAAAATGTAACCAAGCTCAAGAGG GACTACACAGATGCCTTGATCTCCAATTATTAT CTTTGGCCACCAGTGCAGATCGCCAATTTTTATTTCGTCCCTCTTCACCACAG GTTGGCTGTTGTTCAGATCGTGGCTGTTGTCTGGAATTCTTACCTCTCTTGGAAAGCCAATAAGATGTTATGA
- the uts1 gene encoding urotensin 1 produces the protein MKPVPVVLLISSVLLSTHIPLSICRPRDLRIGNSNNRLHDALLNSAGDDAMSYLVGEKILQYLQRNLGPQKAGALVHFQHFPTANARAPDEDNSLDELVEFSKRNDDPPISIDLTFHLLRNMIEMARIENQREQAELNRKYLDEVGK, from the coding sequence ATGAAGCCCGTGCCTGTGGTTCTGCTCATCAGTTCAGTGTTACTGAGCACTCACATCCCGCTGAGCATCTGTCGACCGCGTGATCTGCGCATCGGCAACAGCAACAACCGACTACACGACGCGCTATTAAACAGCGCTGGAGACGACGCAATGTCCTATCTCGTCGGCGAAAAAATCCTTCAATATTTGCAACGAAACCTCGGACCGCAGAAAGCAGGCGCTCTCGTGCACTTTCAGCACTTTCCCACGGCGAACGCGCGCGCGCCGGACGAGGACAACAGCTTGGATGAGCTCGTGGAGTTTAGCAAAAGAAACGACGACCCTCCGATCTCGATTGATCTCACCTTCCACCTGCTGAGGAACATGATCGAGATGGCACGGATCGAGAACCAAAGAGAACAGGCGGAACTGAACCGCAAATATCTAGATGAGGTTGGGAAATAG